The genomic region AAAATAAAAAATTTCCTGTTAGAGCAGTCAATTTATCGCGTCTAAAGACTCAAATAAAAAGAACAGAAGACACTCTTGATGGCATGCAAGCAAATATAGCCTCCGACCCATTATTGGCTTTTGCTATTCTCAACGAAGCCAATCGCATCATGCCGAATAAAAACAGTGAAATAAAAACACCTTTTCACGCTGCCGCCATGGTTGGTATGAATGGCATCGCAAGACTGTTTTCCCACTTTGCTGCCTATGAAACCAAAGACAGACACAAACAACCTCATTTAATGGCATTTTTAAGAGAACTTCAGACCAGCTACGAAGCTGCCACTATCGCCAGACACTGGTCAATTGAAAAACTGACCAACAACGAAGATGATATTTTCTGGATAACCTTGTTTCGAGATGCCGCAAGATGGCTATTATGGTTCTACGCTTATCCAACCATGTTAGAAATCAACCAAAAAATCCAACAAGGCGAAAAATCCAGCCAAGCTGAATTAAATATTTTAGGCTGTCGCATAGATGAACTAACGGTTCATTTATGCACCTATTGGAATACGCCAAACAAAGTCATCGAATCTTTTTTGACCAAACACATACCAAATAAAAAAGAGCTACAAGAACTGGCTCATCTAGCACACCACCCCGATGAACTACCGGGCTTCACCGAAGACAAAAGATTAACCATCTTAGTAAACAACCCACTTATTTTCTCGTATTGCGCCAACAAGGTCGCTCATGAAGCAAATTTAATGCGATGGGACTCCAAAAACCTGCCATTTTTCTACCGCGTAGTTGCGACAGTCATGCATCGTCGACTTGGCGAAATCATTCAAACTGCCCATTTCGCAAGCACTGAAGCCGCCAAGCTCTACAACACCGGAGGAAAAATTCCATTAGCACAACAATTGCTTGACCCCGATCTGTATACAGGGAATTCAAAACCTAAAGTATCTTTGACGCCTATTGCGGCACTCAAAAAAGCGCTCAGCCAAAACAAAGAATATGACGCAAAGCATAAAACAGGACTTGCCCTAAAAACCATCAAGCAAGCCATACCAAACACACAACACAGCATTATTTTTAAACATGCGAACGACAAAATATCTCCCATGTTTCAATTTGGCTATAACATAGACGTCATTAAATCGATCCAATGGAGCGCCCCATCAAGCGTATTTAAAAAGTTATCTAACAAACGCTCAGCCATTCACATATACGGGCAAAAACTTGATAATCTACTGAAAGATTTTCCGCACACGTCGGACCAAATAATTGACACCAACAGCCACCTTATTTTGGCATCCACAAAAATATCAGAAAAAGAAACGGCTATATTTTGGCTAGAAACTCGTACCGAATTTAATGAAACAGATTACAAGAACCTAAAACAGATCGTGTCTTTAATCAGCCACAGCACACTATAAATTCACTTATATCAGGACAATCAACGTGACTAAAGATCAACTTTTTGCCTTTGCACAACATATCACCCCGCAGAAAACATTATCTAGAGCTATCGGAAAAATAGCGGAATGCGAAAATAAATGGGTAAAAAACACCTTTATCAGTCAATTCGTCAAAAAATACCAAGTAGATATGTCTGAAGCAATCAACAGCGATGAATTGTCATACCGCAACTTTAACGATTTTTTCACCCGCGCCATTCGCCCAGAACTACGCCCTATTTGCAATGAAGAAAACGGTATTGCCTGCCCTGCTGATGGAGCAGTCAGCCAGCTTGGCAAAATAGAACATGGCACATTGTTCCAAGCGAAAGGACATCACTACAGCCTCACAACACTATTGGGCGGCGATGCTTCTTTATCTAATCAATTCCTTGGCGGCTCTTTCGCTACTGTGTATTTATCCCCTAAAGACTACCACCGTGTCCATATGCCATTAACAGGCAAGCTCACCAAGATGATCCACATCCCTGGCAAGCTCTTTTCAGTAA from Marinomonas rhizomae harbors:
- the asd gene encoding archaetidylserine decarboxylase (Phosphatidylserine decarboxylase is synthesized as a single chain precursor. Generation of the pyruvoyl active site from a Ser is coupled to cleavage of a Gly-Ser bond between the larger (beta) and smaller (alpha chains). It is an integral membrane protein.); amino-acid sequence: MTKDQLFAFAQHITPQKTLSRAIGKIAECENKWVKNTFISQFVKKYQVDMSEAINSDELSYRNFNDFFTRAIRPELRPICNEENGIACPADGAVSQLGKIEHGTLFQAKGHHYSLTTLLGGDASLSNQFLGGSFATVYLSPKDYHRVHMPLTGKLTKMIHIPGKLFSVNKVTAEQIPNVFARNERTVCLFDTEAGPMAVILVGAMIVASIETVWAGQVTPFNKNVVTWDYKELNNIEIKKGEEMGRFKLGSTAIVLFGKDAVNWEESLQAETPTKMGMHFGKITNM
- a CDS encoding HDOD domain-containing protein, with the translated sequence MKDKSPSGLNEWLHFLKNKKFPVRAVNLSRLKTQIKRTEDTLDGMQANIASDPLLAFAILNEANRIMPNKNSEIKTPFHAAAMVGMNGIARLFSHFAAYETKDRHKQPHLMAFLRELQTSYEAATIARHWSIEKLTNNEDDIFWITLFRDAARWLLWFYAYPTMLEINQKIQQGEKSSQAELNILGCRIDELTVHLCTYWNTPNKVIESFLTKHIPNKKELQELAHLAHHPDELPGFTEDKRLTILVNNPLIFSYCANKVAHEANLMRWDSKNLPFFYRVVATVMHRRLGEIIQTAHFASTEAAKLYNTGGKIPLAQQLLDPDLYTGNSKPKVSLTPIAALKKALSQNKEYDAKHKTGLALKTIKQAIPNTQHSIIFKHANDKISPMFQFGYNIDVIKSIQWSAPSSVFKKLSNKRSAIHIYGQKLDNLLKDFPHTSDQIIDTNSHLILASTKISEKETAIFWLETRTEFNETDYKNLKQIVSLISHSTL